The genomic stretch ATCTCCTACAGCGTCTCCGGAGTGACCCGGCTGCTGCACCGGATGGGCTACAGCGTGCAGATGCCCGCCCGGCCTGCGACCGAACGCGACGAGGACGCGGTCACCGCATGGCGGGAGGCGACCTGGCAGGAGGTAAAAGCCTCCGGGCGGCGACCGGCGCGTTCATCTGCCTCGAGGACGAAGCAGGCGTGACCGGCCGGCCGCCCAAGGGCCGCACCTGGGGTCGGCGCGGGATCACCCCGACAGTGCGCGTTTCCGGCCGCAGCCGTGGCCGCCTGTCGGTGGCCGGACTGCTGTGCTTCAGGCCGGGCCTGCCCGCCCGCCTGTGCTACCGGCTGCGCCGGCACACCGGCCGTAAAGGCGAGCGTCGCTCGCTGAGCGAGACGGACTGCATCCGCCTGCCCGACGGCGCCCACCAACTGCTCAAGGCCCCGCTCATCGTGGTGTGGGACCGGTTGAGCACCCACACCTCCAAGACGATGCAGGCGCTCGTGGCCGAGCGGGAATGGCTGACGGTCATCCTGCTGCCCGGATACGCACCCGACCTCAACCCGGTCGAGGGCCTCTGGGCGCACATCAAGCGGAGCCTTGCCAACCTGGCCGCCCGCACCCTCAGCGAGCTGGAGACCCTGCTCCGCAGACGGCTCAAGGCACTGCAGTACCGGCACACCATCCTCGACGGATTCCTCGCCGGAACCGGCCTCGCTCGCGACAGACCGAACTGACCCGAATATGCCGAAGTCAGGTAACGGGCAGTCCGCAGAATGCCCGACGCGCCGGAAGCTTACGGGGCCATGATCACTCGCCCCGAAGCAGCTCCACCGACCTCGCTATCCGCTGCTGCGTCATGACCGACGCAAGGCCCGATCACTGCGCAGCGGTATGAAGTCCCAGTACAGCCTCTGCTCCTCGTCCACTACCGGCGTGTAGCGGTTGAGGGGCCGAGAGGTCTCGAGAGACGTGG from Streptomyces sannanensis encodes the following:
- a CDS encoding IS630 family transposase (programmed frameshift), which gives rise to MRYPDGGGLTAGQRKRREEVRIRAADLYEEGVEVPCIARELRVSEKSVYQWRRAWESGGREALRSKGPSGYDCRLGPHLQAKLAAWLEEGPAAHGWTDDQVWTAARVRTLIGRKFHISYSVSGVTRLLHRMGYSVQMPARPATERDEDAVTAWREATWQEVKAFRAATGAFICLEDEAGVTGRPPKGRTWGRRGITPTVRVSGRSRGRLSVAGLLCFRPGLPARLCYRLRRHTGRKGERRSLSETDCIRLPDGAHQLLKAPLIVVWDRLSTHTSKTMQALVAEREWLTVILLPGYAPDLNPVEGLWAHIKRSLANLAARTLSELETLLRRRLKALQYRHTILDGFLAGTGLARDRPN